The following are encoded in a window of Salinigranum halophilum genomic DNA:
- a CDS encoding NOB1 family endonuclease: MRLLDSSAFINDYHTDDQTASIPAVRDELEGSAAMRFEAMEGAGMHVHIPTEGTIAKVRRAARETGDAGVISDTDTRLVAAAFELDATLVTDDYAMQNVAARLDVDCDVVSQDGITEERQWRYQCQGCGREFDEHKERCPICGMDLARKNPS; encoded by the coding sequence ATGCGACTTCTCGATTCGTCGGCGTTCATCAACGACTACCACACCGACGACCAGACCGCGTCGATTCCCGCCGTCCGCGACGAACTGGAGGGCTCCGCGGCGATGCGGTTCGAGGCGATGGAAGGTGCCGGTATGCACGTCCACATCCCCACCGAAGGGACCATCGCGAAGGTCCGCCGCGCCGCCCGCGAGACGGGCGACGCGGGCGTCATCTCCGACACCGACACCCGCCTCGTCGCCGCGGCGTTCGAACTCGACGCGACCCTCGTCACCGACGACTACGCGATGCAGAACGTCGCCGCACGCCTCGACGTCGACTGCGACGTCGTCAGTCAGGACGGTATCACCGAAGAGCGGCAGTGGCGCTATCAGTGTCAGGGCTGTGGCCGCGAGTTCGACGAACACAAAGAGCGGTGTCCGATCTGCGGGATGGACCTGGCGCGCAAGAACCCGTCGTAG
- a CDS encoding CPBP family intramembrane glutamic endopeptidase: MESTTGNARGAMADRFAGLVQAVLVVLSAFLVAAAVVAPTSAWLVDVGLLAQESLALNVARTVLQFVGFVVAIVGFLAITDTWDTLHLRRPTVRTLLLSGAALVALLAMQFGAGFLFQAAGVSFGENQVITQGKEAPVYFLYMIPVSLLLVGPIEELLFRGVAQGVLRRGFGVRAGIVLASGLFGLVHWVAVSGGPMEKFAYVFIAAVLGIVLGVLYERTETLVAPALAHGVYNSVLFLIQYLGATGAV, translated from the coding sequence ATGGAGTCCACGACAGGGAACGCCCGCGGGGCGATGGCCGACCGCTTCGCCGGGCTCGTCCAGGCGGTGCTGGTGGTGCTGTCGGCCTTCCTCGTCGCGGCGGCCGTGGTCGCGCCGACGTCGGCGTGGCTCGTCGACGTCGGTCTCCTCGCCCAGGAGAGCCTCGCACTCAACGTCGCACGGACCGTCCTCCAGTTCGTCGGGTTCGTCGTGGCCATCGTCGGCTTCCTCGCCATCACGGACACGTGGGACACGCTCCACCTTCGTCGGCCGACGGTGCGGACGCTCCTCCTCTCGGGGGCCGCGCTCGTCGCCCTCCTCGCGATGCAGTTCGGCGCTGGTTTCCTCTTTCAGGCCGCTGGCGTGTCGTTCGGCGAGAACCAGGTCATCACCCAGGGCAAGGAGGCACCGGTGTACTTCCTCTACATGATTCCGGTGTCGCTGTTGCTCGTCGGTCCCATCGAAGAACTGCTCTTTCGTGGCGTGGCACAGGGCGTGCTCAGACGGGGGTTCGGCGTCCGCGCCGGGATCGTCCTCGCGAGCGGCCTGTTCGGACTGGTCCACTGGGTCGCCGTCTCCGGCGGTCCCATGGAGAAGTTCGCGTACGTCTTCATCGCCGCGGTGTTGGGGATCGTCCTCGGCGTGCTGTACGAGCGGACCGAGACGCTCGTCGCGCCCGCACTGGCCCACGGGGTGTACAACTCCGTGCTGTTCTTGATCCAGTACCTCGGCGCGACCGGGGCGGTCTGA
- a CDS encoding glucose-6-phosphate isomerase, translating to MYVDIGNAVEATPGVSRDSLERLDDHVAAAHERIEAGRRENEHGYAALNLPERVDTNAIHRAVEPFEDCEAFLNVGIGGSALGAATLSAALDSDVDAYYLDNVDPVHTSAVLDSLPLENTVMNVVSRSGTTAETLSTFLVAREAMDAAGVDWTERTLVTTGEEGNLRRLADTHDLPSLPVPDGVPGRFSVLSTVGLAAAAVQGHDLEALLSGGAAASESLSGSLFDSPAYAYGAVSYALAERGALTNAMMPYAESLEYFAEWFAQLWAESLGKDGLGQTPARALGATDQHSQLQLYRAGPHDKMVTLVRPREYDDLGIPETDLDGLSYLGGSSLGELLDAEFEATEASLAAANVPNVRIEIDHVDEYALGELLYSMEAACVLYGELAGVSTFTQPAVEWGKRAARGLLGGGDFEEAAAVENKRSIEID from the coding sequence ATGTACGTCGACATCGGGAACGCCGTAGAGGCGACACCGGGCGTCTCACGCGACTCGCTCGAACGGCTCGACGACCACGTGGCAGCGGCACACGAACGCATCGAAGCGGGTCGGCGCGAGAACGAACACGGCTACGCGGCGCTGAACCTCCCCGAACGCGTTGACACGAACGCGATTCACCGGGCCGTCGAACCGTTCGAGGACTGCGAGGCCTTCCTCAACGTCGGTATCGGTGGGAGCGCACTCGGGGCGGCCACCCTCTCGGCGGCGCTCGATTCGGACGTCGACGCCTACTACCTCGACAACGTCGACCCGGTCCACACGAGCGCGGTTCTCGACTCGCTCCCCCTCGAGAACACGGTCATGAACGTCGTCTCGCGGTCGGGAACCACCGCGGAAACGCTCTCGACGTTCCTCGTCGCCCGGGAGGCGATGGACGCCGCGGGCGTGGACTGGACCGAGCGGACGCTCGTCACCACCGGCGAGGAGGGGAACCTGCGCCGACTCGCCGACACGCACGACCTCCCCTCGCTCCCGGTCCCCGACGGCGTCCCGGGTCGCTTCTCGGTCCTCTCGACGGTCGGCCTCGCGGCTGCCGCCGTCCAGGGACACGACCTCGAAGCCCTCCTCTCCGGCGGTGCCGCGGCGTCAGAGTCGCTCTCGGGGTCGCTGTTCGACTCACCCGCCTACGCCTACGGCGCGGTCTCGTACGCTCTCGCCGAGCGCGGCGCGCTGACCAACGCGATGATGCCGTACGCCGAGTCGCTCGAGTACTTCGCGGAGTGGTTCGCCCAGCTGTGGGCCGAATCGCTCGGCAAAGACGGCCTCGGGCAGACGCCGGCCCGCGCCCTCGGCGCGACGGACCAGCACTCACAGCTCCAGCTCTACCGGGCCGGCCCCCACGACAAGATGGTCACACTCGTGCGCCCCCGCGAGTACGACGACCTGGGCATCCCGGAGACGGACCTCGACGGACTGTCGTACCTCGGCGGCTCGTCGCTCGGCGAACTGCTCGACGCCGAGTTCGAGGCCACCGAGGCGTCGCTCGCGGCCGCCAACGTCCCGAACGTCCGCATCGAGATCGACCACGTCGACGAGTACGCCCTCGGCGAACTGCTCTACTCGATGGAGGCCGCCTGCGTTCTCTACGGGGAACTCGCCGGCGTGTCGACGTTCACCCAGCCCGCGGTCGAGTGGGGCAAGCGGGCCGCCCGCGGCCTCCTCGGTGGCGGCGACTTTGAGGAGGCGGCGGCGGTCGAGAACAAGCGCTCGATCGAGATCGACTAG